In Paenarthrobacter sp. GOM3, a single window of DNA contains:
- a CDS encoding MGMT family protein has protein sequence MRMEYVTAVLAVVDLVPSGSAVSYGDVAELLGAGGPRQVGSVMSHYGSPVAWWRVLRASGEAPAGHEADALRHYLAESTPLHGAYQAFMLTGEGRWRVDLAAARWAPTDAEFDQLDVISDQLERQLHILSVPDDEMTV, from the coding sequence ATGCGGATGGAGTATGTGACGGCGGTGCTGGCCGTTGTGGACCTCGTTCCGTCCGGCTCGGCAGTGTCCTACGGGGACGTGGCCGAGCTTCTGGGCGCCGGTGGCCCACGGCAGGTTGGCTCCGTCATGAGCCATTACGGCAGCCCCGTAGCGTGGTGGAGGGTGTTGCGAGCAAGCGGCGAGGCACCTGCCGGGCACGAAGCCGATGCCCTGCGGCACTACCTGGCCGAGTCCACCCCGCTACATGGCGCGTACCAGGCATTCATGCTGACCGGCGAGGGCCGTTGGCGCGTGGACCTGGCTGCCGCGCGCTGGGCGCCCACGGACGCGGAATTCGACCAACTTGATGTGATCTCGGACCAGTTGGAGCGTCAACTCCATATTTTGTCGGTGCCCGATGATGAAATGACTGTGTGA
- a CDS encoding 3'-5' exonuclease — MSSWNTLSRAAFDLETTGKNSRSARIVTASITVVDERGELIAEHEWLADPGVEIPLEASEVHGISTEKARAEGRPAAEVTREIAAVLQGLFDDGTPVIAFNASYDFTVLAAESARYGVPQLSRFPVLDPYVMNKQVDRYRKGKRTLTALCEEYGVDLNNAHTSAADALATLRVLDAMAGKFPKLQMPASTLHQLQVDWAASQAADFQQYLRRSKPTAVIEGEWPVLPPEDASRGGF, encoded by the coding sequence ATGAGCTCCTGGAACACCCTCTCCCGCGCCGCGTTCGACCTCGAGACCACCGGGAAGAACTCCCGTTCAGCGCGGATCGTCACCGCATCCATCACGGTGGTGGATGAACGCGGGGAGCTCATTGCGGAGCATGAATGGCTGGCGGATCCCGGCGTCGAGATCCCCCTTGAGGCCAGCGAAGTTCACGGAATTTCCACCGAGAAGGCGCGCGCAGAGGGCCGCCCTGCGGCCGAGGTCACCCGCGAGATAGCCGCAGTTCTTCAGGGACTTTTCGACGACGGCACCCCGGTGATTGCTTTCAACGCGAGTTACGATTTCACTGTGCTCGCGGCTGAGTCCGCCCGCTACGGCGTTCCGCAACTGAGCCGCTTCCCCGTCCTGGACCCCTACGTCATGAACAAGCAGGTGGACCGTTACCGCAAGGGCAAGCGAACCCTGACGGCGCTATGCGAGGAATATGGGGTGGACCTTAACAACGCCCACACGTCAGCTGCGGATGCCCTGGCAACCTTGAGGGTGCTGGACGCCATGGCCGGCAAGTTTCCCAAGCTGCAGATGCCGGCGTCCACACTCCACCAGTTGCAAGTGGACTGGGCGGCATCGCAGGCTGCTGATTTCCAGCAGTACCTCCGCCGCAGCAAGCCGACCGCTGTTATCGAGGGCGAATGGCCCGTCCTTCCGCCCGAGGACGCCAGCCGGGGCGGCTTCTAG